One Pseudomonas sp. AN-1 genomic region harbors:
- the fadB gene encoding fatty acid oxidation complex subunit alpha FadB encodes MIYQGKAIGVEALGDGIAELRFDLAGESVNKFNRLTLGELREAVDALRGEAGLRAVLVSSAKDGFIVGADVGEFLGLFALPEDELLAANLDTNRIFSAFEDLPVPTVVAINGVALGGGLEMCLAADFRVMAEGATIGLPEVKLGIHPGWGGTVRLPRLVGADNAIEWICGGKEHDAASALKVGVVDAVVAPERLREAALDLCRRAADGELDHLARRRPKLEKLRLAQIEQMLVFESAKGYVAGQAGPHYPAPVEAIRSMQKAASHGRDKALEIESQGLVKLAKSEVARSLVGLFLNDQELKRKAKTLDGDARAVRLAAVLGAGIMGGGIAYQSAVKGTPILLKDIREEALQLGLGEAAKLLGKRVEQGRLSAEKMATALNAIRPTLSYGDFAAVDLVVEAVVENPRVKQAVLAEVEGQVRTDAILATNTSTISVDLLAQALQRPENFCGMHFFNPVHMMPLVEVIRGAKTSEAAIATTVAYARRMGKTPIVVNDCPGFLVNRVLFPYFGGFVRLLAAGIDFLRIDRVMEKFGWPMGPAYLLDVVGIDTAHHARAVMAAGFPERMKDDWRSAIDALFEAGRLGQKSGRGFYAYETDKGGKPRRGADPSVAAVLAPLAGTPRELTDEDIVDIMMLPLCLEAVRCLEDGIVASPAEVDMGLVYGIGFPPFRGGALRYIDSLGAAEFVARAERHADLGPLYLPTAGLRAMASEGRRFFA; translated from the coding sequence ATGATTTATCAGGGCAAGGCCATCGGAGTCGAGGCGCTCGGCGACGGCATCGCCGAACTGCGTTTCGACCTCGCCGGCGAGTCGGTCAACAAGTTCAACCGCCTGACCCTCGGCGAGCTGCGCGAGGCGGTGGACGCCCTGCGCGGCGAGGCGGGTTTGCGCGCGGTGCTGGTCAGCAGCGCGAAGGACGGCTTCATCGTCGGCGCCGACGTCGGCGAGTTCCTCGGCCTGTTCGCCTTGCCCGAGGACGAGCTGCTGGCCGCCAACCTCGACACCAACCGCATCTTCAGCGCCTTCGAGGACCTGCCGGTGCCCACGGTGGTGGCGATCAACGGCGTCGCCCTCGGCGGCGGCCTGGAGATGTGCCTGGCGGCGGACTTCCGGGTGATGGCCGAGGGCGCCACGATCGGCCTGCCGGAAGTGAAGCTGGGCATCCATCCCGGCTGGGGCGGCACCGTGCGCCTGCCGCGGCTGGTCGGCGCCGACAACGCCATCGAGTGGATCTGCGGCGGCAAGGAGCACGACGCGGCCAGCGCGCTGAAGGTCGGCGTGGTGGATGCCGTGGTCGCTCCCGAGCGGCTGCGCGAGGCGGCGCTGGACCTGTGCCGGCGGGCCGCCGACGGCGAGCTCGACCACCTGGCGCGCCGCCGGCCCAAGCTGGAGAAGCTCAGGCTGGCGCAGATCGAGCAGATGCTGGTGTTCGAGAGCGCCAAGGGCTACGTGGCCGGCCAGGCCGGGCCGCACTACCCGGCGCCGGTGGAGGCGATCCGCAGCATGCAGAAGGCGGCCAGCCATGGCCGCGACAAGGCGCTGGAGATCGAGTCGCAGGGCCTGGTCAAGCTGGCGAAGAGCGAGGTGGCGCGCAGCCTGGTCGGGTTGTTCCTCAACGACCAGGAACTCAAGCGCAAGGCCAAGACCCTCGACGGGGACGCCCGCGCGGTGCGCCTGGCCGCGGTGCTCGGCGCCGGCATCATGGGTGGCGGCATCGCCTACCAGTCGGCGGTCAAGGGCACGCCGATCCTGCTCAAGGACATCCGCGAGGAGGCGCTGCAGCTCGGCCTCGGCGAGGCCGCCAAGCTGCTCGGCAAGCGCGTCGAGCAGGGTCGCCTGAGTGCGGAGAAGATGGCCACGGCGCTCAACGCCATCCGCCCGACCCTGTCCTACGGCGATTTCGCCGCCGTCGACCTGGTGGTCGAGGCGGTGGTGGAGAATCCCAGGGTCAAGCAGGCAGTGCTGGCCGAGGTGGAGGGACAGGTGCGCACCGACGCCATCCTCGCCACCAACACCTCGACTATCTCGGTTGACCTGCTGGCGCAGGCGCTGCAGCGTCCGGAGAACTTCTGCGGCATGCACTTCTTCAACCCGGTGCACATGATGCCGCTGGTCGAGGTGATCCGCGGCGCGAAGACCAGCGAGGCGGCCATCGCCACCACCGTGGCCTACGCGCGCCGGATGGGCAAGACGCCGATCGTGGTCAACGACTGCCCCGGCTTCCTGGTCAATCGCGTGCTGTTCCCCTATTTCGGCGGCTTCGTCCGCCTGCTGGCGGCCGGCATCGACTTCCTGCGCATCGACAGGGTGATGGAAAAGTTCGGCTGGCCGATGGGGCCGGCCTACCTGCTCGACGTGGTCGGCATCGACACCGCCCACCACGCCCGCGCGGTGATGGCCGCCGGCTTCCCCGAACGGATGAAGGACGACTGGCGCAGCGCCATCGACGCGCTGTTCGAGGCCGGCCGCCTCGGCCAGAAGAGCGGTCGCGGCTTCTACGCCTACGAGACCGACAAGGGCGGCAAGCCGAGGAGGGGCGCCGACCCGAGCGTGGCCGCCGTGCTGGCGCCGCTGGCAGGCACGCCGCGCGAGCTGACCGACGAGGACATCGTCGACATCATGATGCTGCCGCTGTGCCTGGAGGCGGTGCGCTGCCTGGAGGACGGCATAGTCGCCAGCCCTGCCGAGGTGGACATGGGCCTGGTCTACGGCATCGGCTTCCCGCCGTTCCGCGGCGGTGCGCTGCGCTACATCGACAGCCTGGGCGCGGCCGAATTCGTCGCCCGTGCCGAGCGCCACGCCGACCTCGGCCCGCTGTACCTGCCGACCGCCGGATTGCGCGCCATGGCCAGCGAAGGCCGCCGGTTCTTCGCCTGA
- the fadA gene encoding acetyl-CoA C-acyltransferase FadA — protein sequence MSLNPRDVVIVDFGRTPMGRSKGGMHRHTRAESLSAQLITRLLARNPQVDPGEVEDVIWGCVNQTLEQGWNIARMAALMTPIPHTSGAQTVSRLCGSSMSALHSAAQAIQSGNGEVFVVGGVEHMGHLPMTHGVDVNPQLSLHVAKAAGMMGLTAELLGKMHGITREAQDAFGYRSQQRAHQATVEGRFRDELIPMEGHDERGFLRVFDYDETIRPETTLEALAELKPVFDPKNGTVTAGTSSQITDGASCMIVMSGQRARELGVQPLARVRAMAVAGVDPSIMGYGPVPATRKALKRAGLSIDDIDFVELNEAFAAQALPVLKDLKLLSRLDDKVNLHGGAIALGHPFGCSGARICGTLLNVMKQRGGTLGLATMCIGLGQGISTVFERV from the coding sequence ATGAGTCTGAATCCGAGAGACGTGGTGATCGTCGACTTCGGCCGCACGCCGATGGGCCGCTCCAAGGGCGGCATGCACCGCCACACCCGCGCCGAGAGCCTCTCCGCGCAACTGATCACCCGGCTGCTGGCGCGTAACCCGCAGGTCGATCCGGGCGAGGTCGAGGACGTGATCTGGGGCTGCGTCAACCAGACCCTCGAGCAGGGCTGGAACATCGCGCGGATGGCCGCGCTGATGACGCCGATCCCGCACACCAGCGGCGCGCAGACCGTCAGCCGCCTGTGTGGCTCGTCGATGAGCGCCCTGCACAGCGCGGCCCAGGCCATCCAGAGCGGCAACGGCGAGGTCTTCGTGGTCGGCGGCGTCGAGCACATGGGCCACCTGCCGATGACCCACGGCGTCGACGTCAACCCGCAGCTGTCCCTGCACGTGGCCAAGGCCGCCGGGATGATGGGGCTGACCGCCGAGCTGCTCGGCAAGATGCACGGCATAACCCGCGAGGCGCAGGATGCCTTCGGCTACCGCTCGCAGCAGCGGGCGCACCAGGCCACCGTCGAGGGCCGCTTCAGGGACGAGCTGATTCCCATGGAAGGCCACGACGAGCGGGGCTTCCTCCGGGTGTTCGACTACGACGAGACCATCCGTCCGGAAACCACCCTGGAAGCGCTGGCCGAACTGAAGCCTGTATTCGACCCGAAGAACGGAACGGTGACCGCCGGGACCTCGTCGCAGATCACCGACGGCGCCTCGTGCATGATCGTGATGAGCGGTCAGCGCGCCCGCGAGCTGGGGGTGCAGCCGCTGGCGCGGGTGCGCGCCATGGCGGTGGCCGGCGTCGATCCGTCGATCATGGGCTACGGTCCGGTGCCGGCCACGCGCAAGGCGCTCAAGCGCGCCGGCCTGAGTATCGACGACATCGACTTCGTCGAGCTCAACGAGGCCTTCGCCGCCCAGGCGCTGCCGGTGCTCAAGGATCTCAAGCTGCTGAGCAGGCTGGACGACAAGGTCAACCTGCACGGCGGCGCCATCGCCCTCGGCCACCCGTTCGGCTGCTCCGGGGCGCGGATCTGCGGCACCCTGCTCAACGTGATGAAGCAGCGCGGCGGCACCCTGGGGCTGGCCACCATGTGCATCGGCCTCGGCCAGGGTATCTCGACCGTCTTCGAGCGCGTCTGA
- a CDS encoding DUF1653 domain-containing protein produces MTLQTGLYRHYKGNPYRVLGVARHSETEEELVIYQALYGDFGLWVRPLAMFVESVEVDGECRPRFALERGESVEFRYAEDDRVPPRA; encoded by the coding sequence ATGACGCTGCAAACCGGACTTTACCGTCACTACAAGGGCAACCCGTACCGTGTGCTGGGGGTGGCCCGCCACTCGGAGACCGAGGAGGAGCTGGTGATCTACCAGGCGCTGTACGGCGATTTCGGCCTGTGGGTCAGGCCGCTGGCGATGTTCGTCGAGAGCGTGGAGGTGGACGGCGAGTGCCGGCCGCGTTTTGCCCTGGAGCGCGGTGAAAGCGTGGAATTTCGCTACGCTGAGGACGACCGGGTCCCGCCGCGCGCTTGA
- the topA gene encoding type I DNA topoisomerase, whose product MGKSLVIVESPAKAKTINKYLGNQYVVKSSIGHIRDLPTSGSASKEPAKRGKAAAAEAPALSPKEKAKRQLFARMGVDPEHGWKAQYEILPGKEKVIEELRRLAKDADTIYLATDLDREGEAIAWHLRESIGGDEGRYKRVVFNEITKKAIQEAFSQPGELDINRVNAQQARRFLDRVVGYMVSPLLWAKIARGLSAGRVQSVAVKLVVEREKEIRAFVPEEYWELHADLATAQQAAVRFEVARHKGEAFKPLNEAQAMAAVAALKASAYQVVKREDKPTSSRPGAPFITSTLQQAASTRLGFGVKKTMMMAQRLYEAGYITYMRTDSTNLSQDAIDMARGFIEGEFGQQYLPAKPNLYSSKEGAQEAHEAIRPSDVNLRPTQLTGMERDAERLYELIWRQFVACQMPPAEYLSTSVTVKTGDYELRAKGRILKFDGFTRVLPAQSKPGEDDVLPEMAQGDSLELLKLDPTQHFTKPPARYSEASLVKEMEKRGIGRPSTYAAIISTIQDRGYVTLHNRRFYAEKMGEIVTERLAESFANLMDYGFTADMEEHLDDVAQGEREWKHLLDEFYGDFRKKLESAEASEGGMRANLPTLTDIPCKECGRPMMIRTASTGVFLGCSGYALPPKERCKATVNLVPGDEIAADDEGESESRVLRGKHRCAKCGTAMDAYLLDEKHKLHICGNNPDCSGYEIEEGQYRIKGYEGPSLECDKCGSEMQLKTGRFGKFFGCTNASCKNTRKLLKSGEAAPPKIDPIKMPELRCAKVDDVYVLRDGASGLFLAASQFPKNRETRAPLVSELIPHREELDAKYHYLLSAPQQDPDGRPAVIRFSRKTKEQYVQSEVDGKPSGWRAFYADGKWQVEDKR is encoded by the coding sequence ATGGGCAAATCTCTGGTCATCGTGGAATCGCCGGCCAAGGCCAAGACGATCAACAAGTATCTGGGCAACCAGTACGTGGTGAAGTCGAGCATCGGCCATATCCGCGACCTGCCCACCAGCGGCTCGGCCAGCAAGGAGCCGGCCAAGCGCGGCAAGGCTGCAGCGGCCGAGGCCCCGGCGTTGTCACCCAAGGAAAAGGCCAAGCGCCAGCTGTTCGCGCGCATGGGCGTCGATCCCGAGCATGGCTGGAAGGCCCAGTACGAGATCCTGCCCGGCAAGGAGAAGGTGATCGAGGAGCTGCGCCGCCTGGCCAAGGATGCCGACACCATCTACCTCGCAACCGACTTGGACAGGGAAGGGGAGGCGATCGCCTGGCACCTGCGCGAGTCCATCGGCGGCGACGAGGGCCGCTACAAGCGCGTGGTGTTCAACGAGATCACCAAGAAGGCGATTCAGGAAGCCTTCTCCCAGCCCGGCGAACTGGACATCAACCGGGTCAACGCCCAGCAGGCCCGGCGCTTCCTCGACCGTGTGGTCGGCTACATGGTCTCGCCGCTGCTGTGGGCCAAGATCGCCCGCGGCCTGTCCGCCGGCCGCGTGCAGTCGGTAGCGGTCAAGCTGGTGGTCGAGCGCGAGAAGGAGATCCGCGCCTTCGTTCCGGAAGAGTACTGGGAGCTGCATGCCGACCTGGCCACTGCGCAGCAGGCCGCGGTGCGCTTCGAGGTGGCCCGCCACAAGGGTGAGGCCTTCAAGCCGCTCAACGAGGCCCAGGCCATGGCCGCCGTGGCCGCGCTCAAGGCTTCCGCCTACCAGGTGGTCAAGCGCGAGGACAAGCCGACCTCGTCCCGCCCGGGCGCCCCGTTCATCACCTCCACCCTGCAGCAGGCGGCCAGCACCCGCCTGGGCTTCGGGGTGAAGAAGACCATGATGATGGCCCAGCGCCTGTACGAGGCCGGCTACATCACCTACATGCGTACCGACTCGACCAACCTGTCGCAGGACGCCATCGACATGGCGCGCGGCTTCATCGAGGGCGAGTTCGGCCAGCAGTACCTGCCGGCCAAGCCGAACCTCTACAGCAGCAAGGAAGGCGCCCAGGAAGCGCACGAGGCGATCCGCCCGTCCGACGTCAACCTGCGGCCGACCCAACTGACCGGCATGGAGCGCGACGCCGAGCGTCTCTACGAGCTGATCTGGCGCCAGTTCGTCGCCTGCCAGATGCCTCCGGCCGAATACCTGTCCACCAGCGTCACCGTCAAGACCGGCGACTACGAGCTGCGCGCCAAGGGCCGCATCCTCAAGTTCGACGGCTTCACCCGCGTGCTGCCGGCGCAGAGCAAGCCGGGCGAGGACGACGTGCTGCCGGAGATGGCCCAGGGCGACAGTCTCGAGCTGCTCAAGCTCGACCCGACCCAGCACTTCACCAAGCCGCCGGCGCGCTACTCGGAAGCCAGCCTGGTCAAGGAGATGGAGAAGCGCGGCATCGGCCGGCCGTCGACCTATGCGGCGATCATCTCCACCATCCAGGACCGCGGCTACGTCACCCTGCACAACCGCCGCTTCTACGCCGAGAAGATGGGCGAGATCGTCACCGAGCGCCTGGCGGAGAGCTTCGCCAACCTGATGGACTACGGCTTCACCGCCGACATGGAGGAGCACCTCGACGACGTCGCCCAGGGCGAGCGCGAGTGGAAGCACCTGCTCGACGAGTTCTACGGCGACTTCAGGAAGAAGCTCGAGTCCGCCGAGGCCAGCGAGGGTGGGATGCGCGCCAACCTGCCGACCCTCACCGACATTCCGTGCAAGGAGTGTGGCCGGCCGATGATGATCCGCACCGCCTCCACCGGCGTGTTCCTCGGCTGCTCCGGCTACGCGCTGCCGCCCAAGGAGCGCTGCAAGGCCACCGTCAACCTGGTGCCGGGCGACGAGATCGCCGCCGACGACGAGGGCGAGTCCGAGTCCCGCGTGCTGCGCGGCAAGCACCGCTGCGCCAAGTGCGGCACCGCGATGGACGCCTACCTGCTCGACGAGAAGCACAAGCTGCATATCTGTGGCAACAACCCGGACTGCTCGGGCTACGAGATCGAGGAAGGCCAGTACCGCATCAAGGGCTACGAGGGGCCGAGCCTCGAGTGCGACAAGTGCGGCAGCGAGATGCAGCTCAAGACCGGCCGCTTCGGCAAGTTCTTCGGCTGTACCAACGCCAGCTGCAAGAACACCCGCAAGCTGCTCAAGAGCGGCGAGGCGGCGCCGCCGAAGATCGACCCGATCAAGATGCCGGAACTGCGCTGCGCCAAGGTCGACGACGTCTACGTGCTGCGCGACGGCGCCTCGGGGCTGTTCCTCGCCGCCAGCCAGTTCCCCAAGAACCGCGAAACCCGCGCGCCGCTGGTCAGCGAGCTGATCCCGCACAGGGAGGAACTGGATGCCAAGTACCACTACCTGCTCTCGGCGCCGCAGCAGGACCCGGACGGCCGCCCGGCGGTGATCCGCTTCAGCCGCAAGACCAAGGAGCAGTACGTGCAGAGCGAGGTGGACGGCAAGCCCAGCGGCTGGCGTGCCTTCTACGCCGACGGCAAGTGGCAGGTGGAAGACAAGCGCTGA
- a CDS encoding DUF6586 family protein produces the protein MANELYTRTNQKIYFASLALDAWRAAEAARPLNLTTQVQAARESALFHLYGAVLGLCHEIAGYYRLPQAGAAQVEQLLSREVLEAAPSPELAELVELAQERQSWLGQLLAAWRALFEPPREAKKAKVDPALALISAVDVGTQEEADLDLATLVDWQQRIKQLAMRFREGMSEW, from the coding sequence ATGGCCAACGAGCTGTATACCCGCACCAACCAGAAGATCTACTTCGCCAGCCTGGCGCTGGACGCCTGGCGCGCCGCCGAGGCGGCCCGGCCGCTGAACCTCACCACCCAGGTGCAGGCCGCCCGCGAGAGCGCGCTGTTCCACCTCTACGGTGCGGTGCTGGGGCTGTGCCACGAGATCGCCGGCTACTACCGCCTGCCGCAGGCGGGAGCCGCCCAGGTCGAGCAACTGCTCAGTCGCGAGGTGCTGGAGGCGGCGCCGAGTCCGGAACTGGCCGAGCTGGTCGAGCTGGCGCAGGAGCGGCAGAGCTGGCTGGGGCAGTTGCTGGCAGCCTGGCGCGCCCTGTTCGAGCCGCCGCGCGAGGCGAAGAAGGCCAAGGTCGATCCGGCCCTGGCGCTGATCAGTGCAGTCGATGTCGGCACCCAAGAGGAGGCTGATCTGGATCTGGCCACGCTGGTCGACTGGCAGCAGCGCATCAAGCAGCTGGCGATGCGTTTTCGCGAGGGCATGAGCGAGTGGTGA